One genomic segment of Spirochaetales bacterium includes these proteins:
- a CDS encoding HAD family hydrolase, which produces MEYPEVIVFDLDDTIVSFGSGAEPAWREVCGEFCVRNPWCCAGDLFKAIRTKASWYWSDPERHRLGRADLHAARREIVTLAWRELGYEDRGEAVAIADDFSERRMKNVSLFPGAIATLDALAARGQRMVLLTNGESRLQRDKINRFGLGKYFELICIEGEVGYGKPDPRAYFNILTITHLSPSNLWMVGDNLDWDVRSPQELGIYSIWNDYRHQGLPPGSTVVPDRIIHSIRELIAETLFEDSSG; this is translated from the coding sequence ATGGAATATCCGGAAGTTATTGTCTTCGATCTCGATGATACGATCGTTTCATTCGGTTCGGGGGCGGAACCTGCATGGCGAGAAGTGTGCGGGGAGTTTTGCGTCCGCAATCCGTGGTGCTGCGCCGGTGATCTTTTCAAGGCGATCCGGACAAAAGCCTCATGGTACTGGAGTGATCCCGAACGCCATCGTCTTGGGCGTGCCGATCTTCATGCGGCGCGAAGGGAAATCGTGACTCTCGCGTGGCGGGAACTGGGATATGAGGATCGCGGGGAGGCGGTCGCGATAGCCGACGATTTTTCCGAAAGAAGAATGAAAAATGTTTCGCTTTTTCCCGGCGCTATCGCGACCCTGGATGCCCTTGCGGCCCGCGGCCAGCGGATGGTTCTCCTGACAAATGGTGAATCCCGGCTTCAGCGCGACAAGATTAACCGTTTCGGTCTCGGTAAGTATTTCGAACTCATCTGCATCGAAGGGGAGGTCGGTTACGGAAAGCCCGATCCCCGCGCATATTTCAACATACTCACGATCACGCACCTCTCTCCTTCGAACCTCTGGATGGTCGGCGACAATCTCGATTGGGATGTCCGCTCCCCGCAGGAACTCGGCATTTACAGTATATGGAATGATTACAGACACCAGGGACTCCCCCCCGGCTCGACGGTCGTCCCGGACAGGATCATTCACTCGATCCGGGAATTGATCGCAGAAACCCTTTTCGAAGACTCATCCGGATAA
- a CDS encoding PilZ domain-containing protein, whose product MGIEEKRKFPRIGLDILINYDKNLTARAKNISCGGLLVETNRAVVKGAFMTIVFRLPGDNEDIKLYAKIAWEREADAGSYEAGLEFWHIENHDLKKIKDYIDTQLDAP is encoded by the coding sequence ATGGGTATCGAAGAAAAACGAAAGTTTCCGAGGATCGGTCTGGATATTCTCATCAACTACGACAAGAACCTGACGGCCCGGGCAAAAAACATAAGCTGTGGGGGGCTTCTTGTCGAAACAAACAGGGCCGTCGTCAAAGGGGCGTTTATGACTATCGTTTTCAGGTTGCCCGGCGACAACGAAGATATCAAATTGTACGCGAAAATCGCTTGGGAGCGGGAAGCGGATGCCGGATCATATGAAGCGGGATTGGAGTTCTGGCATATCGAAAACCATGACCTGAAAAAGATAAAAGACTATATCGACACACAACTCGATGCGCCGTGA